TGGGATGGGTGGGTCAGCCATGTCTTCCTGGCTTTTAGGTCCTGACTGCTTCAGGCAACAGCTGTCGAGTGGATGTCTTCACCAACCTGGGCTACCGCGCCTTCTCCATGTCCTTCTGACATCAGGATCCTCCGTCTCAGGAGCTGGAGTTCACTGTTTGTGTTTTGGGATGGGGGTTGCCTTatgttagcccaggctggcctggaactcactttgtggctCAGCTTGGTCTCAGACCTTGAGCACTCCTATCCATTGAGGAAGTGCTGAGATTTGGGCCCGCGAACCACTgcgctcagctttttttttttctgtcaaaataAAGTTTTAGGCTTTTCTTGTTTGCATTTTCTACCCAAGAATGGAGACCAAGTAAATGTAGTGATGTATATATTACTCTGACTTATCCTTACATATCAATGCCCATCCCCAACCCTGTCACACAGATAGGGCAGGAGCTGAAGCTTAGAAAAGATAGACCTATATAGATTTCGGAAAATAAACAGCTCTGCCCTGCCACCCCTGGGCCTCCTGCCCCAAAGCTGGCCCTGCTCCCTAAGTGCCTCTGTCCACCTCTTGGGGGAAGGAAGACAATGGCCTTACTTGGAAGTTATTGAGGCCCAGTGGTTCCATTGGCAGTTAAGAGGAAAGTGAGCCCGAGGGCCAGAAAAGGTAGCCCTGCCGCCCAGCCCTCAGGTCCTTCGGAAGAGGTTGCTTAGAAAGCCTCCATTCTGCCCTGATCCCAGGCGCAATGAAAAGCCAGTCTTCGTTTGTCTTCGAGCTGCGGCAGCCTCACTGAGCTCCTTCTGGCGCTGGGAGCGCACCTGCTGTCCAATTACCACCTGCATGTCGTCCTGCAGGAGGCGGAGCAGGGTGGGTATGTGTTAGAGTAGGGGTGGGGCCAGGTCAGGATGCTGGTCCACCAGTCCTACTCGGGCCCCGCCCTCTCACCTGCCAAGCCTCAAGCTCCTGCGTCAGCGCCACCTTCTGGCGGATGGCTCGCAGCAGTTCCCGGGACAAAGAGTCCCGCTCTAGCGAGACACGATTGAGCTCCAGGGACAGCTTCAGGGCCCTAGGAGTGGAAGGGGTAGAGAATGTGGTCCGAGGGCACTGGGTATTCTTAGACCTGGTGAAAGtcgtggcggggggggggggggggactaacaCCAAAATTAAGGAAGGCTGAAGCTTCTGAGTTAAAATGGAAGTTCAACTCTTGTCAGGGCGGTGGAAATCGGGCCCAGAAAGGACCAGAGAACAAGCCCTGCTGAGGCAGTGGGTGAGATTGCCAGACTCACTTGTTCACTGCTTCGTCCCGGTCAGCGAGCGCACAGCTCAGGGCTTCCTCGGGATTGTCATGCGCCCTCAGCTCCTTCTGTCGCTGCAGCTCATCCCGTAGGGTCTGTAGCTCTGTGCGGTGCAGGACGATCTGCAGGCCAGGAAAGAAGGTAGACTGGTACATGAATGAGCCTTGTAGGACAACGGTGCCCTCCCGACCTGTGCGTGCTCCATAAACACCGCAGGCAACTAAGTCTGCCTCGGACTGGTACGGGGGCAGGGTAAGCTTTCAAcaggagggatgaagggagacgTTTAGGGAGTGGAGCccagaaggcttcctggaggtacAGGCCAGCTCAGGAAGCAACTACAGGTTCACTGAGGAGTGGACTAGACAGTGGAGATGAGAAGGAACGGGACATCGTGGGCCTTTGCATCCAGTACCATGCCCTCTCCAACCTCATCCTGCAGCCTGGCCACTTCCGCCTCCTTCTGCTCCAGAATCTCCACTGGGTTCAGGGATGCTCTCTTCTTGGGGGGTTCCAAGCTCTCTTCCTGGATTGAAGGCTGGGGACTGGATGCCTCTTGTATCTCCGGGGACAAGATAATCTATAGGCCAAAGGAATTAATCAGTACTGCATGGAACTTCTGGGAAAAGGGGGGCAGAGTCTGCACCCCTCATTGGTTATTCTAACCAATACGAGGCTGGTAAACTGAAACTCACTTGGGCTCCTTCACACTCATTGACATTCTGGTCTTGGTCGCTGTCAAGACTGTGGGCAAGCTCGGTCTGCAGGGAGGCACCCGACACTTCGGCGTCCTGGAGTCGCGACTCCTCCTCCAGCTCTGAGACCCGCCGCTGCAACCTCCGCAGTGTGCTCAGCGCCTCGCCAGCCTCGAAGCGAGCGCGTTCCAGCTGCAGATCACACAGATCATTCCAACTGTCAGCATCAAACCTGCGCTCTGCGGTGGGCCCGCAGGGGGCGCCCGAGGGCCGAGCAATGCCAGGGCAGCACCCCGGTGAACTAGACCTGCCCCCTCTCCTGAATCACAGAACCTGGAATACACCTCCCCTCTGCAGGCACCAATTTCCTTACCTATAAAGCAGGGAGTGCCTGGCATCATCCTCTGCCCCAGGCCTGGCCCCATCAGGTCATCAGGTCCCCTCCCCTGCAGCCTTTACTCTAACTCACTAATTGCTTTGATCAAGCGTTTATTGATCTCTCCAGAGTCTCACCCTACCAGTCCTTTGAGGTTTACAATGCCACCCCATCTCTCAAGTGGGGGAACTGATTAGGGTGGGGCTGAGAAGCCAAACTATCTGAACTCACGCTGCCCTCCCTTCTTACTCTTTCTCCTCAAGTCCACAGCCCCAGACCAGGCATTTCTGTCCTGAACGCTGATCTCAGTCCTCTTCCCGGCCTTCCATCTGCCAGGCTCTGATGCACTTTAAGAGTGCATTTCCCTTGCTCAATACTCTTTCTTGGTTCTCATTTGTCTTTGAGGTCTGGCTTGCTTCTGCTCTTGGTCATTTAACTGATCACATCTCCCAGAAAGTCCTGAGGCATCGTCAAGGGCCTAGCTGGCcgcccccatcccacccctctgATCACCTCTAGTTTGTGCTCTTTCCTCTCTCGACgaagcagcagcagctcctcGTGGGTGGTCTGTAGTCTGCTTTGGCCTTTGTCCACTTCTTCACGAAGGCCTCGGATCTGGGTCTCCAGGTCCTGCCGGCGATCCTGCAGCATCTGGTTCTGGGGACAGATGTCAGAGttgaggcagaggtggggggcTGTCTGGCTAGTCTCAGAGAGCTGCAGCTGCTACTACCTCCGCCTGCAGACTCTCCAGCCGAGTTCTCAGCTCTGCCCCTGCCAGGGCTTGAGTCTGACACTGTCCGCGAAGGGTGTCCAGCTCCCGCTGCAGTTCCTGCTCCGTCCTGGAGGcctggggaggggaaactgaCAATGGAGCCATCTGATGGTCTGGGTTCAAGACCAACCCAGCCTGCTCACTGACTTGTCCCCTACTGAGGACATCAGGTCCCACCTCTCCAGGTCAGGGTCATTCTACCTGGGCCAGCTGCTGGCTGAGTCTGAGGTTTTGCTCGCTGAGTTCACTGAGGGCCCTTGCCCGTTCTCGGCCACTGTCCTGCTGCTCTGACCGCTGTTCCCCAAGCTGGGCCCGCAGGGCTTCCACGTCTCCCTCCAGCTCCACAGCTCTGGCCTCCCACTCAGCACCGCGGGCTGCCAGTCCACGGCGGagctcatgattctcctgctgcagcctctgtAGGGGAGGGGAAGGACAGGAAGTCACCTGAATTGGCACAAACTCAGAGtccaggatggagggaggatcACCCAGATCGAAAGAGGCCAGTCTGTCTAGGAcagacaagaaagcaaaaaagggGAATCGGTAAGAGTAAATGACACCAAGAGAGCTAGAAAGAaggttccaggccagacaggggTGGGAGTCACAACTCTGATGCCCACTCACCTCCTGCTGCCGCCTGGGTTTCTGGACCCGAAGTCGTAAGCGGCGTTTTTGGCGCCTGAGCCTGGTAGAATTTAAGCCCCGGCCCATGGCCTCCCACTTTCGCCGTCTCCAAGAACTTCTGTAGGCCGGCTTGGCCCAGCCCCTCTGCCCAGCTCCCCTCTAATTAATACTGGGCTGTCCCACCCAGAGCCCCACCCCTCTATCTGCCCTCCTCCAAACCTGTTGGACCAgcgcacgggggggggggggggagacgcgGTGGGGAGGGGTGGCACTGTCTCCGGACCTTCAAAGCAGGAAGGCACGGGATGGGCCAGGTGACTCTGACTACAGTTGTTACAATTATTAGCAGGTGTTCCAGCCAGGTGTTTAGCTGGTTCTGTCTGTATTACTTAATTTCACCCACTAGAGGGAGCATCAACATCCTTAGACGAGGAAACAGTCAGAAGCTAGTTGTGCAGGCAACCTAGGTAGTCAAACTCTTACTCAATATTGCTAGAGCAACAAAGCCCTGGGCGGCTTTGGGATCCAATTTTCCTCCCCGGTGCTTAGC
The Microtus pennsylvanicus isolate mMicPen1 chromosome 11, mMicPen1.hap1, whole genome shotgun sequence genome window above contains:
- the Bicdl2 gene encoding BICD family-like cargo adapter 2 isoform X2 — encoded protein: MDSPRGPSFSSGLLSGGASPSGDEGFFPFVLERRDSFLGGGPGPEEPEDLALQLQQKEKDLLLAAELGKMLLERNEELRRQLETLNTQHLEREERLQQENHELRRGLAARGAEWEARAVELEGDVEALRAQLGEQRSEQQDSGRERARALSELSEQNLRLSQQLAQASRTEQELQRELDTLRGQCQTQALAGAELRTRLESLQAENQMLQDRRQDLETQIRGLREEVDKGQSRLQTTHEELLLLRRERKEHKLELERARFEAGEALSTLRRLQRRVSELEEESRLQDAEVSGASLQTELAHSLDSDQDQNVNECEGAQIILSPEIQEASSPQPSIQEESLEPPKKRASLNPVEILEQKEAEVARLQDEIVLHRTELQTLRDELQRQKELRAHDNPEEALSCALADRDEAVNKALKLSLELNRVSLERDSLSRELLRAIRQKVALTQELEAWQDDMQVVIGQQVRSQRQKELSEAAAARRQTKTGFSLRLGSGQNGGFLSNLFRRT
- the Bicdl2 gene encoding BICD family-like cargo adapter 2 isoform X1, whose product is MDSPRGPSFSSGLLSGGASPSGDEGFFPFVLERRDSFLGGGPGPEEPEDLALQLQQKEKDLLLAAELGKMLLERNEELRRQLETLNTQHLEREERLQQENHELRRGLAARGAEWEARAVELEGDVEALRAQLGEQRSEQQDSGRERARALSELSEQNLRLSQQLAQASRTEQELQRELDTLRGQCQTQALAGAELRTRLESLQAENQMLQDRRQDLETQIRGLREEVDKGQSRLQTTHEELLLLRRERKEHKLELERARFEAGEALSTLRRLQRRVSELEEESRLQDAEVSGASLQTELAHSLDSDQDQNVNECEGAQIILSPEIQEASSPQPSIQEESLEPPKKRASLNPVEILEQKEAEVARLQDEVGEGMIVLHRTELQTLRDELQRQKELRAHDNPEEALSCALADRDEAVNKALKLSLELNRVSLERDSLSRELLRAIRQKVALTQELEAWQDDMQVVIGQQVRSQRQKELSEAAAARRQTKTGFSLRLGSGQNGGFLSNLFRRT